One genomic segment of Gorilla gorilla gorilla isolate KB3781 chromosome 23, NHGRI_mGorGor1-v2.1_pri, whole genome shotgun sequence includes these proteins:
- the SGSM3 gene encoding small G protein signaling modulator 3 isoform X10: MSGSHTPACGPFSALTPSIWPQEILAKYTQKEESAEQPEFYYDEFGFRVYKEEGDEPGSSLLANSPLMEDAPQRLRWQAHLEFTHNHDVGDLTWDKIAVSLPRSEKLRSLVLAGIPHGMRPQLWMRLSGALQKKRNSELSYREIVKNSSNDETIAAKQIEKDLLRTMPSNACFASMGSIGVPRLRRVLRALAWLYPEIGYCQGTGMVAACLLLFLEEEDAFWMMSAIIEDLLPASYFSTTLLGVQTDQRVLRHLIVQYLPRLDKLLQEHDIELSLITLHWFLTAFASVVDIKLLLRIWDLFFYEGSRVLFQLTLGMLHLKEEELIQSENSASIFNTLSDIPSQMEDAELLLGVAMRLAGSLTDVAVETQRRKHLAYLIADQGQLLGAGTLTNLSQVVRRRTQRRKSTITALLFGEDDLEALKAKNIKQTELVADLREAILRVARHFQCTDPKNCSVELTPDYSMESHQRDHENYVACSRSHRRRAKALLDFERHDDDELGFRKNDIITIVSQKDEHCWVGELNGLRGWFPAKFVEVLDERSKEYSIAGDDSVTEGVTDLVRGTLCPALKALFEHGLKKPSLLGGACHPWLFIEEAAGREVERDFASVYSRLVLCKTFRSFGVPSGWMKMAKF, translated from the exons ATGTCAG GAAGCCATACACCTGCCTGTGGCCCTTTCTCAGCCCTGACTCCGAGCATATGGCCCCAGGAGATCTTGGCCAAGTACACGCAG AAGGAAGAGTCAGCAGAGCAACCAGAGTTCTACTACGATGAGTTTGGTTTCCGTGTGTACAAGGAAG AAGGTGATGAGCCTGGCTCCAGTCTGCTGGCGAACTCCCCTCTGATGGAGGATGCTCCGCAGAGGCTGCGGTGGCAGGCCCACCTGGAGTTCACCCATAACCACGATGTGGGGGATCTCACCTGGGACAAGATTGCCGTCTCCCTACCCCGCTCTGAGAAGCTCCGCTCCCTGGTGCTGGCCGGCATCCCACATGGCATGAGGCCACAG CTGTGGATGCGGCTCTCTGGGGCCCTGCAGAAGAAGAGGAACTCTGAGCTGTCCTACCGCGAGATTGTGAAGAACAGCTCCAACGATGAGACCATCGCTGCCAAGCAG ATCGAGAAGGACCTGCTCCGCACCATGCCCAGCAACGCCTGCTTCGCCAGCATGGGTAGCATCGGGGTGCCCCGCCTGCGCAGGGTGCTCCGGGCCCTGGCCTGGCTCTACCCAGAGATCGGCTACTGCCAGGGCACCGGCATG GTGGCCGCCTGCCTCCTGCtgttcctggaggaggaggacgcCTTCTGGATGATGTCTGCCATCATCGAGGACCTGCTCCCCGCCTCCTACTTCAGCACCACCCTGCTGGGTGTCCAGACTGACCAGCGGGTCCTGCGCCACCTCATTGTCCAGTACCTGCCTCGCCTGGACAAGCTGCTCCAGGAGCATGACATTG AGCTGTCCCTGATCACACTGCACTGGTTCCTCACGGCCTTCGCCAGCGTGGTGGACATCAAGCTGCTCCTGCGCATCTGGGACCTGTTTTTCTACGAGGGCTCCCGGGTGCTGTTCCAGCTCACACTGGGCATGCTGCACCTCAAG GAGGAAGAGCTGATCCAGTCAGAGAACTCGGCCTCCATCTTCAACACGCTATCGGATATCCCGTCGCAGATGGAGGACGCGGAGCTGCTTCTGGGGGTGGCCATGCGGCTGGCCGGCTCCCTCACCGATGTGGCCGTGGAGACTCAGCGCCGCAAGCACCTGGCCTATCTCATTGCAGACCAGGGCCAGCTCCTGGGGGCCGGCACCCTCACCAACCTCTCTCAG GTTGTTCGCCGCAGGACCCAGCGGAGGAAGTCCACCATCACTGCTCTGCTCTTCG GGGAGGATGACCTGGAGGCACTCAAGGCCAAGAACATCAAGCAGACGGAACTGGTGGCTGACCTCCGGGAAGCCATCCTGCGCGTGGCACGCCACTTCCAGTGCACAGACCCCAAAAACTGCAGCGTG GAGCTGACTCCAGACTACAGCATGGAGAGCCACCAGCGGGACCACGAGAACTACGTGGCGTGCTCACGCAGCCACCGGCGCCGAGCCAAGGCCCTGCTGGACTTTGAGCGGCACGACGACGACGAGCTGGGCTTCCGCAAGAACGACATCATCACA ATCGTGTCTCAGAAGGACGAGCACTGCTGGGTGGGGGAGCTCAACGGCCTGCGAG GCTGGTTTCCAGCCAAGTTCGTGGAAGTCCTGGATGAGCGCAGCAAAGAG TACTCCATCGCGGGGGACGACTCGGTGACGGAGGGGGTCACAGACCTCGTGCGAGGGACCCTCTGCCCGGCCCTTAAGGCCCTGTTCGAACATGGACTGAAGAAGCCATCCCTGCTTGGGGGCGCCTGCCACCCCTGGCTGTTTATCGAGGAG GCTGCAGGCCGGGAGGTCGAGAGAGACTTTGCCTCTGTGTATTCCCGCCTGGTGCTCTGTAAGACCTTCAG GAGCTTTGGTGTCCCCTCAGGTTGGATGAAGATGGCAAAGTTCTGA
- the SGSM3 gene encoding small G protein signaling modulator 3 isoform X7: MSGSHTPACGPFSALTPSIWPQEILAKYTQKEESAEQPEFYYDEFGFRVYKEEGDEPGSSLLANSPLMEDAPQRLRWQAHLEFTHNHDVGDLTWDKIAVSLPRSEKLRSLVLAGIPHGMRPQLWMRLSGALQKKRNSELSYREIVKNSSNDETIAAKQVAACLLLFLEEEDAFWMMSAIIEDLLPASYFSTTLLGVQTDQRVLRHLIVQYLPRLDKLLQEHDIELSLITLHWFLTAFASVVDIKLLLRIWDLFFYEGSRVLFQLTLGMLHLKEEELIQSENSASIFNTLSDIPSQMEDAELLLGVAMRLAGSLTDVAVETQRRKHLAYLIADQGQLLGAGTLTNLSQVVRRRTQRRKSTITALLFGEDDLEALKAKNIKQTELVADLREAILRVARHFQCTDPKNCSVELTPDYSMESHQRDHENYVACSRSHRRRAKALLDFERHDDDELGFRKNDIITIVSQKDEHCWVGELNGLRGWFPAKFVEVLDERSKEYSIAGDDSVTEGVTDLVRGTLCPALKALFEHGLKKPSLLGGACHPWLFIEEAAGREVERDFASVYSRLVLCKTFRLDEDGKVLTPEELLYRAVQSVNVTHDAVHAQMDVKLRSLICVGLNQKGLELPLLPTPGHVPSEQVLHLWLEVLCSSLPTVEKWYQPWSFLRSPGWVQIKCELRVLCCFAFSLSQDWELPAKREAQQPLKEGVRDMLVKHHLFSWDVDG, translated from the exons ATGTCAG GAAGCCATACACCTGCCTGTGGCCCTTTCTCAGCCCTGACTCCGAGCATATGGCCCCAGGAGATCTTGGCCAAGTACACGCAG AAGGAAGAGTCAGCAGAGCAACCAGAGTTCTACTACGATGAGTTTGGTTTCCGTGTGTACAAGGAAG AAGGTGATGAGCCTGGCTCCAGTCTGCTGGCGAACTCCCCTCTGATGGAGGATGCTCCGCAGAGGCTGCGGTGGCAGGCCCACCTGGAGTTCACCCATAACCACGATGTGGGGGATCTCACCTGGGACAAGATTGCCGTCTCCCTACCCCGCTCTGAGAAGCTCCGCTCCCTGGTGCTGGCCGGCATCCCACATGGCATGAGGCCACAG CTGTGGATGCGGCTCTCTGGGGCCCTGCAGAAGAAGAGGAACTCTGAGCTGTCCTACCGCGAGATTGTGAAGAACAGCTCCAACGATGAGACCATCGCTGCCAAGCAG GTGGCCGCCTGCCTCCTGCtgttcctggaggaggaggacgcCTTCTGGATGATGTCTGCCATCATCGAGGACCTGCTCCCCGCCTCCTACTTCAGCACCACCCTGCTGGGTGTCCAGACTGACCAGCGGGTCCTGCGCCACCTCATTGTCCAGTACCTGCCTCGCCTGGACAAGCTGCTCCAGGAGCATGACATTG AGCTGTCCCTGATCACACTGCACTGGTTCCTCACGGCCTTCGCCAGCGTGGTGGACATCAAGCTGCTCCTGCGCATCTGGGACCTGTTTTTCTACGAGGGCTCCCGGGTGCTGTTCCAGCTCACACTGGGCATGCTGCACCTCAAG GAGGAAGAGCTGATCCAGTCAGAGAACTCGGCCTCCATCTTCAACACGCTATCGGATATCCCGTCGCAGATGGAGGACGCGGAGCTGCTTCTGGGGGTGGCCATGCGGCTGGCCGGCTCCCTCACCGATGTGGCCGTGGAGACTCAGCGCCGCAAGCACCTGGCCTATCTCATTGCAGACCAGGGCCAGCTCCTGGGGGCCGGCACCCTCACCAACCTCTCTCAG GTTGTTCGCCGCAGGACCCAGCGGAGGAAGTCCACCATCACTGCTCTGCTCTTCG GGGAGGATGACCTGGAGGCACTCAAGGCCAAGAACATCAAGCAGACGGAACTGGTGGCTGACCTCCGGGAAGCCATCCTGCGCGTGGCACGCCACTTCCAGTGCACAGACCCCAAAAACTGCAGCGTG GAGCTGACTCCAGACTACAGCATGGAGAGCCACCAGCGGGACCACGAGAACTACGTGGCGTGCTCACGCAGCCACCGGCGCCGAGCCAAGGCCCTGCTGGACTTTGAGCGGCACGACGACGACGAGCTGGGCTTCCGCAAGAACGACATCATCACA ATCGTGTCTCAGAAGGACGAGCACTGCTGGGTGGGGGAGCTCAACGGCCTGCGAG GCTGGTTTCCAGCCAAGTTCGTGGAAGTCCTGGATGAGCGCAGCAAAGAG TACTCCATCGCGGGGGACGACTCGGTGACGGAGGGGGTCACAGACCTCGTGCGAGGGACCCTCTGCCCGGCCCTTAAGGCCCTGTTCGAACATGGACTGAAGAAGCCATCCCTGCTTGGGGGCGCCTGCCACCCCTGGCTGTTTATCGAGGAG GCTGCAGGCCGGGAGGTCGAGAGAGACTTTGCCTCTGTGTATTCCCGCCTGGTGCTCTGTAAGACCTTCAG GTTGGATGAAGATGGCAAAGTTCTGACCCCGGAGGAGCTGCTCTACCGG GCTGTGCAGTCTGTGAACGTGACCCACGATGCAGTGCATGCACAAATGGATGTGAAGCTCCGCTCACTGATCTGCGTGGGGCTCAA CCAGAAGGGCCTGGAGCTGCCCCTGCTCCCCACTCCTGGCCATGTCCCCAGTGAGCAGGTGCTGCACCTGTGGCTGGAGGTGCTCTGCTCCAGCCTGCCCACCGTGGAGAAGTGGTACCAGCCCTGGTCCTTCCTGCGCAGCCCGGGCTGGGTCCAGATCAAGTGTGAGCTCCG AGTCCTCTGCTGCTTTGCCTTCAGCCTCTCCCAGGACTGGGAGCTCCCTGCGAAGAGAGAG GCGCAGCAGCCCCTGAAGGAGGGCGTCCGGGACATGCTGGTGAAGCACCACCTCTTCAGCTGGGATGTGGACGGGTGa
- the SGSM3 gene encoding small G protein signaling modulator 3 isoform X6 — translation MSGSHTPACGPFSALTPSIWPQEILAKYTQKEESAEQPEFYYDEFGFRVYKEEGDEPGSSLLANSPLMEDAPQRLRWQAHLEFTHNHDVGDLTWDKIAVSLPRSEKLRSLVLAGIPHGMRPQLWMRLSGALQKKRNSELSYREIVKNSSNDETIAAKQVAACLLLFLEEEDAFWMMSAIIEDLLPASYFSTTLLGVQTDQRVLRHLIVQYLPRLDKLLQEHDIELSLITLHWFLTAFASVVDIKLLLRIWDLFFYEGSRVLFQLTLGMLHLKEEELIQSENSASIFNTLSDIPSQMEDAELLLGVAMRLAGSLTDVAVETQRRKHLAYLIADQGQLLGAGTLTNLSQVVRRRTQRRKSTITALLFGEDDLEALKAKNIKQTELVADLREAILRVARHFQCTDPKNCSVELTPDYSMESHQRDHENYVACSRSHRRRAKALLDFERHDDDELGFRKNDIITIVSQKDEHCWVGELNGLRGWFPAKFVEVLDERSKEYSIAGDDSVTEGVTDLVRGTLCPALKALFEHGLKKPSLLGGACHPWLFIEEAAGREVERDFASVYSRLVLCKTFRLDEDGKVLTPEELLYRAVQSVNVTHDAVHAQMDVKLRSLICVGLNEQVLHLWLEVLCSSLPTVEKWYQPWSFLRSPGWVQIKCELRVLCCFAFSLSQDWELPAKREVGGVGLVGPALMELPKPFAGWLRWEPEVLVSAVRNYPSHAQGL, via the exons ATGTCAG GAAGCCATACACCTGCCTGTGGCCCTTTCTCAGCCCTGACTCCGAGCATATGGCCCCAGGAGATCTTGGCCAAGTACACGCAG AAGGAAGAGTCAGCAGAGCAACCAGAGTTCTACTACGATGAGTTTGGTTTCCGTGTGTACAAGGAAG AAGGTGATGAGCCTGGCTCCAGTCTGCTGGCGAACTCCCCTCTGATGGAGGATGCTCCGCAGAGGCTGCGGTGGCAGGCCCACCTGGAGTTCACCCATAACCACGATGTGGGGGATCTCACCTGGGACAAGATTGCCGTCTCCCTACCCCGCTCTGAGAAGCTCCGCTCCCTGGTGCTGGCCGGCATCCCACATGGCATGAGGCCACAG CTGTGGATGCGGCTCTCTGGGGCCCTGCAGAAGAAGAGGAACTCTGAGCTGTCCTACCGCGAGATTGTGAAGAACAGCTCCAACGATGAGACCATCGCTGCCAAGCAG GTGGCCGCCTGCCTCCTGCtgttcctggaggaggaggacgcCTTCTGGATGATGTCTGCCATCATCGAGGACCTGCTCCCCGCCTCCTACTTCAGCACCACCCTGCTGGGTGTCCAGACTGACCAGCGGGTCCTGCGCCACCTCATTGTCCAGTACCTGCCTCGCCTGGACAAGCTGCTCCAGGAGCATGACATTG AGCTGTCCCTGATCACACTGCACTGGTTCCTCACGGCCTTCGCCAGCGTGGTGGACATCAAGCTGCTCCTGCGCATCTGGGACCTGTTTTTCTACGAGGGCTCCCGGGTGCTGTTCCAGCTCACACTGGGCATGCTGCACCTCAAG GAGGAAGAGCTGATCCAGTCAGAGAACTCGGCCTCCATCTTCAACACGCTATCGGATATCCCGTCGCAGATGGAGGACGCGGAGCTGCTTCTGGGGGTGGCCATGCGGCTGGCCGGCTCCCTCACCGATGTGGCCGTGGAGACTCAGCGCCGCAAGCACCTGGCCTATCTCATTGCAGACCAGGGCCAGCTCCTGGGGGCCGGCACCCTCACCAACCTCTCTCAG GTTGTTCGCCGCAGGACCCAGCGGAGGAAGTCCACCATCACTGCTCTGCTCTTCG GGGAGGATGACCTGGAGGCACTCAAGGCCAAGAACATCAAGCAGACGGAACTGGTGGCTGACCTCCGGGAAGCCATCCTGCGCGTGGCACGCCACTTCCAGTGCACAGACCCCAAAAACTGCAGCGTG GAGCTGACTCCAGACTACAGCATGGAGAGCCACCAGCGGGACCACGAGAACTACGTGGCGTGCTCACGCAGCCACCGGCGCCGAGCCAAGGCCCTGCTGGACTTTGAGCGGCACGACGACGACGAGCTGGGCTTCCGCAAGAACGACATCATCACA ATCGTGTCTCAGAAGGACGAGCACTGCTGGGTGGGGGAGCTCAACGGCCTGCGAG GCTGGTTTCCAGCCAAGTTCGTGGAAGTCCTGGATGAGCGCAGCAAAGAG TACTCCATCGCGGGGGACGACTCGGTGACGGAGGGGGTCACAGACCTCGTGCGAGGGACCCTCTGCCCGGCCCTTAAGGCCCTGTTCGAACATGGACTGAAGAAGCCATCCCTGCTTGGGGGCGCCTGCCACCCCTGGCTGTTTATCGAGGAG GCTGCAGGCCGGGAGGTCGAGAGAGACTTTGCCTCTGTGTATTCCCGCCTGGTGCTCTGTAAGACCTTCAG GTTGGATGAAGATGGCAAAGTTCTGACCCCGGAGGAGCTGCTCTACCGG GCTGTGCAGTCTGTGAACGTGACCCACGATGCAGTGCATGCACAAATGGATGTGAAGCTCCGCTCACTGATCTGCGTGGGGCTCAA TGAGCAGGTGCTGCACCTGTGGCTGGAGGTGCTCTGCTCCAGCCTGCCCACCGTGGAGAAGTGGTACCAGCCCTGGTCCTTCCTGCGCAGCCCGGGCTGGGTCCAGATCAAGTGTGAGCTCCG AGTCCTCTGCTGCTTTGCCTTCAGCCTCTCCCAGGACTGGGAGCTCCCTGCGAAGAGAGAGGTGGGTGGTGTGGGCCTCGTAGGGCCTGCACTGATGGAGCTGCCCAAACCGTTCGCGGGGTGGCTAAGGTGGGAACCCGAAGTGCTGGTGTCAGCGGTTAGGAACTACCCCAGCCATGCCCAAGGCCTGTGA
- the SGSM3 gene encoding small G protein signaling modulator 3 isoform X9, which translates to MSGSHTPACGPFSALTPSIWPQEILAKYTQKEESAEQPEFYYDEFGFRVYKEEGDEPGSSLLANSPLMEDAPQRLRWQAHLEFTHNHDVGDLTWDKIAVSLPRSEKLRSLVLAGIPHGMRPQLWMRLSGALQKKRNSELSYREIVKNSSNDETIAAKQVAACLLLFLEEEDAFWMMSAIIEDLLPASYFSTTLLGVQTDQRVLRHLIVQYLPRLDKLLQEHDIELSLITLHWFLTAFASVVDIKLLLRIWDLFFYEGSRVLFQLTLGMLHLKEEELIQSENSASIFNTLSDIPSQMEDAELLLGVAMRLAGSLTDVAVETQRRKHLAYLIADQGQLLGAGTLTNLSQVVRRRTQRRKSTITALLFGEDDLEALKAKNIKQTELVADLREAILRVARHFQCTDPKNCSVELTPDYSMESHQRDHENYVACSRSHRRRAKALLDFERHDDDELGFRKNDIITIVSQKDEHCWVGELNGLRGWFPAKFVEVLDERSKEYSIAGDDSVTEGVTDLVRGTLCPALKALFEHGLKKPSLLGGACHPWLFIEEAAGREVERDFASVYSRLVLCKTFRLDEDGKVLTPEELLYRAVQSVNVTHDAVHAQMDVKLRSLICVGLNEQVLHLWLEVLCSSLPTVEKWYQPWSFLRSPGWVQIKCELRVLCCFAFSLSQDWELPAKREAQQPLKEGVRDMLVKHHLFSWDVDG; encoded by the exons ATGTCAG GAAGCCATACACCTGCCTGTGGCCCTTTCTCAGCCCTGACTCCGAGCATATGGCCCCAGGAGATCTTGGCCAAGTACACGCAG AAGGAAGAGTCAGCAGAGCAACCAGAGTTCTACTACGATGAGTTTGGTTTCCGTGTGTACAAGGAAG AAGGTGATGAGCCTGGCTCCAGTCTGCTGGCGAACTCCCCTCTGATGGAGGATGCTCCGCAGAGGCTGCGGTGGCAGGCCCACCTGGAGTTCACCCATAACCACGATGTGGGGGATCTCACCTGGGACAAGATTGCCGTCTCCCTACCCCGCTCTGAGAAGCTCCGCTCCCTGGTGCTGGCCGGCATCCCACATGGCATGAGGCCACAG CTGTGGATGCGGCTCTCTGGGGCCCTGCAGAAGAAGAGGAACTCTGAGCTGTCCTACCGCGAGATTGTGAAGAACAGCTCCAACGATGAGACCATCGCTGCCAAGCAG GTGGCCGCCTGCCTCCTGCtgttcctggaggaggaggacgcCTTCTGGATGATGTCTGCCATCATCGAGGACCTGCTCCCCGCCTCCTACTTCAGCACCACCCTGCTGGGTGTCCAGACTGACCAGCGGGTCCTGCGCCACCTCATTGTCCAGTACCTGCCTCGCCTGGACAAGCTGCTCCAGGAGCATGACATTG AGCTGTCCCTGATCACACTGCACTGGTTCCTCACGGCCTTCGCCAGCGTGGTGGACATCAAGCTGCTCCTGCGCATCTGGGACCTGTTTTTCTACGAGGGCTCCCGGGTGCTGTTCCAGCTCACACTGGGCATGCTGCACCTCAAG GAGGAAGAGCTGATCCAGTCAGAGAACTCGGCCTCCATCTTCAACACGCTATCGGATATCCCGTCGCAGATGGAGGACGCGGAGCTGCTTCTGGGGGTGGCCATGCGGCTGGCCGGCTCCCTCACCGATGTGGCCGTGGAGACTCAGCGCCGCAAGCACCTGGCCTATCTCATTGCAGACCAGGGCCAGCTCCTGGGGGCCGGCACCCTCACCAACCTCTCTCAG GTTGTTCGCCGCAGGACCCAGCGGAGGAAGTCCACCATCACTGCTCTGCTCTTCG GGGAGGATGACCTGGAGGCACTCAAGGCCAAGAACATCAAGCAGACGGAACTGGTGGCTGACCTCCGGGAAGCCATCCTGCGCGTGGCACGCCACTTCCAGTGCACAGACCCCAAAAACTGCAGCGTG GAGCTGACTCCAGACTACAGCATGGAGAGCCACCAGCGGGACCACGAGAACTACGTGGCGTGCTCACGCAGCCACCGGCGCCGAGCCAAGGCCCTGCTGGACTTTGAGCGGCACGACGACGACGAGCTGGGCTTCCGCAAGAACGACATCATCACA ATCGTGTCTCAGAAGGACGAGCACTGCTGGGTGGGGGAGCTCAACGGCCTGCGAG GCTGGTTTCCAGCCAAGTTCGTGGAAGTCCTGGATGAGCGCAGCAAAGAG TACTCCATCGCGGGGGACGACTCGGTGACGGAGGGGGTCACAGACCTCGTGCGAGGGACCCTCTGCCCGGCCCTTAAGGCCCTGTTCGAACATGGACTGAAGAAGCCATCCCTGCTTGGGGGCGCCTGCCACCCCTGGCTGTTTATCGAGGAG GCTGCAGGCCGGGAGGTCGAGAGAGACTTTGCCTCTGTGTATTCCCGCCTGGTGCTCTGTAAGACCTTCAG GTTGGATGAAGATGGCAAAGTTCTGACCCCGGAGGAGCTGCTCTACCGG GCTGTGCAGTCTGTGAACGTGACCCACGATGCAGTGCATGCACAAATGGATGTGAAGCTCCGCTCACTGATCTGCGTGGGGCTCAA TGAGCAGGTGCTGCACCTGTGGCTGGAGGTGCTCTGCTCCAGCCTGCCCACCGTGGAGAAGTGGTACCAGCCCTGGTCCTTCCTGCGCAGCCCGGGCTGGGTCCAGATCAAGTGTGAGCTCCG AGTCCTCTGCTGCTTTGCCTTCAGCCTCTCCCAGGACTGGGAGCTCCCTGCGAAGAGAGAG GCGCAGCAGCCCCTGAAGGAGGGCGTCCGGGACATGCTGGTGAAGCACCACCTCTTCAGCTGGGATGTGGACGGGTGa
- the SGSM3 gene encoding small G protein signaling modulator 3 isoform X5 — protein MSGSHTPACGPFSALTPSIWPQEILAKYTQKEESAEQPEFYYDEFGFRVYKEEGDEPGSSLLANSPLMEDAPQRLRWQAHLEFTHNHDVGDLTWDKIAVSLPRSEKLRSLVLAGIPHGMRPQLWMRLSGALQKKRNSELSYREIVKNSSNDETIAAKQVAACLLLFLEEEDAFWMMSAIIEDLLPASYFSTTLLGVQTDQRVLRHLIVQYLPRLDKLLQEHDIELSLITLHWFLTAFASVVDIKLLLRIWDLFFYEGSRVLFQLTLGMLHLKEEELIQSENSASIFNTLSDIPSQMEDAELLLGVAMRLAGSLTDVAVETQRRKHLAYLIADQGQLLGAGTLTNLSQVVRRRTQRRKSTITALLFGEDDLEALKAKNIKQTELVADLREAILRVARHFQCTDPKNCSVELTPDYSMESHQRDHENYVACSRSHRRRAKALLDFERHDDDELGFRKNDIITIVSQKDEHCWVGELNGLRGWFPAKFVEVLDERSKEYSIAGDDSVTEGVTDLVRGTLCPALKALFEHGLKKPSLLGGACHPWLFIEEAAGREVERDFASVYSRLVLCKTFRLDEDGKVLTPEELLYRAVQSVNVTHDAVHAQMDVKLRSLICVGLNQKGLELPLLPTPGHVPSEQVLHLWLEVLCSSLPTVEKWYQPWSFLRSPGWVQIKCELRVLCCFAFSLSQDWELPAKREVGGVGLVGPALMELPKPFAGWLRWEPEVLVSAVRNYPSHAQGL, from the exons ATGTCAG GAAGCCATACACCTGCCTGTGGCCCTTTCTCAGCCCTGACTCCGAGCATATGGCCCCAGGAGATCTTGGCCAAGTACACGCAG AAGGAAGAGTCAGCAGAGCAACCAGAGTTCTACTACGATGAGTTTGGTTTCCGTGTGTACAAGGAAG AAGGTGATGAGCCTGGCTCCAGTCTGCTGGCGAACTCCCCTCTGATGGAGGATGCTCCGCAGAGGCTGCGGTGGCAGGCCCACCTGGAGTTCACCCATAACCACGATGTGGGGGATCTCACCTGGGACAAGATTGCCGTCTCCCTACCCCGCTCTGAGAAGCTCCGCTCCCTGGTGCTGGCCGGCATCCCACATGGCATGAGGCCACAG CTGTGGATGCGGCTCTCTGGGGCCCTGCAGAAGAAGAGGAACTCTGAGCTGTCCTACCGCGAGATTGTGAAGAACAGCTCCAACGATGAGACCATCGCTGCCAAGCAG GTGGCCGCCTGCCTCCTGCtgttcctggaggaggaggacgcCTTCTGGATGATGTCTGCCATCATCGAGGACCTGCTCCCCGCCTCCTACTTCAGCACCACCCTGCTGGGTGTCCAGACTGACCAGCGGGTCCTGCGCCACCTCATTGTCCAGTACCTGCCTCGCCTGGACAAGCTGCTCCAGGAGCATGACATTG AGCTGTCCCTGATCACACTGCACTGGTTCCTCACGGCCTTCGCCAGCGTGGTGGACATCAAGCTGCTCCTGCGCATCTGGGACCTGTTTTTCTACGAGGGCTCCCGGGTGCTGTTCCAGCTCACACTGGGCATGCTGCACCTCAAG GAGGAAGAGCTGATCCAGTCAGAGAACTCGGCCTCCATCTTCAACACGCTATCGGATATCCCGTCGCAGATGGAGGACGCGGAGCTGCTTCTGGGGGTGGCCATGCGGCTGGCCGGCTCCCTCACCGATGTGGCCGTGGAGACTCAGCGCCGCAAGCACCTGGCCTATCTCATTGCAGACCAGGGCCAGCTCCTGGGGGCCGGCACCCTCACCAACCTCTCTCAG GTTGTTCGCCGCAGGACCCAGCGGAGGAAGTCCACCATCACTGCTCTGCTCTTCG GGGAGGATGACCTGGAGGCACTCAAGGCCAAGAACATCAAGCAGACGGAACTGGTGGCTGACCTCCGGGAAGCCATCCTGCGCGTGGCACGCCACTTCCAGTGCACAGACCCCAAAAACTGCAGCGTG GAGCTGACTCCAGACTACAGCATGGAGAGCCACCAGCGGGACCACGAGAACTACGTGGCGTGCTCACGCAGCCACCGGCGCCGAGCCAAGGCCCTGCTGGACTTTGAGCGGCACGACGACGACGAGCTGGGCTTCCGCAAGAACGACATCATCACA ATCGTGTCTCAGAAGGACGAGCACTGCTGGGTGGGGGAGCTCAACGGCCTGCGAG GCTGGTTTCCAGCCAAGTTCGTGGAAGTCCTGGATGAGCGCAGCAAAGAG TACTCCATCGCGGGGGACGACTCGGTGACGGAGGGGGTCACAGACCTCGTGCGAGGGACCCTCTGCCCGGCCCTTAAGGCCCTGTTCGAACATGGACTGAAGAAGCCATCCCTGCTTGGGGGCGCCTGCCACCCCTGGCTGTTTATCGAGGAG GCTGCAGGCCGGGAGGTCGAGAGAGACTTTGCCTCTGTGTATTCCCGCCTGGTGCTCTGTAAGACCTTCAG GTTGGATGAAGATGGCAAAGTTCTGACCCCGGAGGAGCTGCTCTACCGG GCTGTGCAGTCTGTGAACGTGACCCACGATGCAGTGCATGCACAAATGGATGTGAAGCTCCGCTCACTGATCTGCGTGGGGCTCAA CCAGAAGGGCCTGGAGCTGCCCCTGCTCCCCACTCCTGGCCATGTCCCCAGTGAGCAGGTGCTGCACCTGTGGCTGGAGGTGCTCTGCTCCAGCCTGCCCACCGTGGAGAAGTGGTACCAGCCCTGGTCCTTCCTGCGCAGCCCGGGCTGGGTCCAGATCAAGTGTGAGCTCCG AGTCCTCTGCTGCTTTGCCTTCAGCCTCTCCCAGGACTGGGAGCTCCCTGCGAAGAGAGAGGTGGGTGGTGTGGGCCTCGTAGGGCCTGCACTGATGGAGCTGCCCAAACCGTTCGCGGGGTGGCTAAGGTGGGAACCCGAAGTGCTGGTGTCAGCGGTTAGGAACTACCCCAGCCATGCCCAAGGCCTGTGA